A window of the Bacillus sp. A301a_S52 genome harbors these coding sequences:
- a CDS encoding class I SAM-dependent methyltransferase codes for MTLKGIVTTSARTSHKIIAKAERIANEWGLLFERRHKRPINLLKMTFNTTIFIVSHDRIEAFHPHRDDPLFFHPNSAMFRAKYWMKHGSDSLIDACDLKKGDLVVDATLGLGADAQLASMAVGPSGKVIALEASEVISLIVKEGFSSYASSFKPLDDAMRRITVLYCSHLEWLLKQPDNSVDVIYFDPMFEYKVHDAAGISPLRTYANYEPLTHSAIREAVRVARKRVVLKDHFRSERFDAFGFNVQKRPSATYQFGSIECQKRVE; via the coding sequence ATGACTCTAAAAGGAATTGTGACAACATCGGCGCGAACATCTCACAAAATTATTGCAAAAGCAGAAAGAATTGCGAACGAATGGGGGCTTCTATTTGAAAGACGTCATAAGCGGCCGATTAACTTATTAAAAATGACCTTTAATACGACAATTTTTATCGTTTCACATGACCGGATTGAGGCTTTCCACCCACATCGTGATGACCCGTTATTTTTTCATCCAAATAGTGCCATGTTTAGGGCTAAATATTGGATGAAACATGGAAGCGACTCTCTAATTGATGCTTGTGACCTAAAAAAAGGAGATTTAGTAGTTGATGCTACGTTAGGGTTGGGAGCAGACGCCCAGCTAGCCAGCATGGCCGTTGGTCCATCAGGTAAAGTGATAGCACTTGAGGCGTCCGAAGTGATTTCTCTTATTGTGAAAGAAGGGTTTTCGTCTTATGCGTCATCTTTTAAACCCCTTGATGATGCAATGAGACGGATTACGGTTTTATACTGTTCTCATTTAGAGTGGTTACTTAAGCAACCTGATAATAGCGTGGACGTGATATACTTTGACCCCATGTTTGAGTATAAAGTACACGACGCAGCCGGTATTAGTCCTTTGCGCACGTATGCTAATTATGAGCCATTAACGCATTCTGCTATTCGGGAAGCCGTGAGAGTTGCACGAAAAAGAGTCGTCTTAAAGGATCACTTTCGAAGTGAGCGTTTTGACGCGTTCGGGTTCAATGTGCAGAAGCGACCATCTGCTACGTATCAATTTGGAAGTATTGAATGTCAAAAGAGAGTAGAGTGA
- the mutL gene encoding DNA mismatch repair endonuclease MutL produces the protein MAKIFQLNEHLSNKIAAGEVVERPASVVKELVENAIDANSRVIRVDVDEGGLTSIRVLDDGDGIESDDLETAFDRHATSKIKYDQDLFRIKTLGFRGEALPSIASVSKLLIKTSTGHQEGYEMMLEGGRITHRNTTAPRKGTEIVVSDLFFNTPARLKYLKTIHTELGHISDVLNRMALSHPDVSFILTHNEKMLLQTMGNGDLKRVIAAIYGSSVAKKLIDVSAESLDFTVKGFIAKPEISRSNRSYMSTILNGRYVRNYPLMKAIQQGYHTLLPIGKFPLAVLHIDMNPILLDVNVHPSKLEVRISKEAQLQELVQAMIQDAFKQVHLIPDMTKPARASHPKSEQVPFVFEHNTKSQEAMPAPAEEKKEGRSLIDDRQTEVDTAVTIHETPPSSRHHTSIADTHYIPDESIDKKQEQEEFLANNEEESEENSTETLLPPVNEVIDSTSAADVPVLYPIGQLHGTYILAQNDQGLYMIDQHAAQERIKYEYFRDKLADTDTRVQDLLVPLTFEMTTAEEALINEHRHVLEQVGLFLEPFGTKTYMVRSCPVWFPEGQEEEIIADMIEQLKNERTIHIGKLREEAAILMSCKAAIKANRHLTKDEMFQLLETLRTCSEPYTCPHGRPIIIHYSTYEIERLFKRIM, from the coding sequence GTGGCTAAAATTTTTCAACTTAATGAGCACTTATCCAACAAAATAGCAGCGGGAGAAGTTGTGGAACGTCCAGCTTCTGTTGTAAAAGAACTAGTGGAAAATGCAATAGATGCGAATAGCCGGGTGATTCGTGTAGATGTGGATGAAGGGGGACTTACGTCTATTCGTGTTCTTGATGACGGGGATGGCATAGAAAGTGACGATTTAGAAACAGCCTTTGACAGGCATGCTACGAGTAAAATTAAATACGATCAAGATTTGTTCCGTATCAAAACACTCGGTTTTCGAGGGGAAGCGCTCCCGAGTATCGCTTCTGTGTCTAAACTTCTGATCAAGACGAGTACAGGCCATCAAGAGGGTTATGAAATGATGCTTGAAGGGGGGCGTATTACACATCGGAACACAACAGCTCCGCGAAAAGGTACAGAGATCGTTGTCTCGGATTTATTTTTTAATACGCCAGCTCGGTTAAAATATTTAAAAACGATCCATACAGAACTGGGACACATTTCAGATGTATTAAATCGTATGGCCCTTTCTCACCCTGATGTGTCATTTATTTTAACTCATAATGAAAAGATGTTACTTCAAACGATGGGGAATGGGGATCTAAAGCGCGTAATAGCTGCCATATATGGCTCATCAGTAGCTAAAAAACTCATCGATGTTTCTGCTGAATCACTTGATTTTACAGTGAAAGGCTTTATTGCCAAGCCTGAAATTAGTCGATCTAACAGATCATACATGTCCACAATCCTGAATGGACGCTATGTGAGAAATTATCCACTTATGAAAGCTATTCAACAAGGTTATCACACACTTTTACCTATTGGAAAATTTCCTTTGGCAGTGTTGCACATTGATATGAACCCAATACTGTTGGATGTAAATGTCCATCCTTCTAAGCTAGAAGTGCGAATTAGTAAGGAGGCGCAGTTGCAGGAGTTAGTGCAGGCGATGATTCAAGATGCGTTTAAACAGGTGCATCTCATTCCAGATATGACGAAGCCAGCGCGTGCATCCCACCCAAAATCTGAACAAGTACCATTCGTTTTTGAACATAACACAAAAAGTCAAGAGGCTATGCCTGCTCCTGCTGAAGAGAAAAAAGAAGGACGTTCCTTAATAGATGACCGACAAACTGAGGTAGACACAGCAGTGACGATTCACGAAACACCTCCGTCATCACGACATCATACAAGTATAGCAGATACACACTATATTCCCGATGAAAGCATTGACAAGAAGCAAGAACAGGAGGAGTTTCTTGCTAACAATGAAGAAGAAAGCGAGGAAAACTCTACGGAGACGCTATTACCTCCTGTTAATGAGGTAATAGATAGTACGTCTGCTGCCGATGTGCCGGTCCTTTATCCGATTGGTCAATTGCATGGCACGTATATTCTAGCGCAAAATGATCAAGGCTTATATATGATTGACCAACATGCTGCACAAGAACGAATTAAATATGAGTACTTTCGTGACAAACTTGCTGACACAGATACTAGGGTGCAAGACCTGCTCGTGCCATTAACGTTTGAAATGACAACGGCAGAAGAAGCGCTAATTAATGAGCATCGTCATGTATTAGAACAAGTAGGGCTTTTCTTAGAACCTTTTGGGACTAAAACGTATATGGTTAGGTCCTGCCCTGTTTGGTTTCCCGAGGGACAAGAAGAGGAAATAATAGCTGATATGATAGAACAGTTAAAAAATGAGCGGACGATTCATATAGGGAAATTACGGGAAGAAGCGGCTATTTTAATGTCGTGTAAAGCAGCAATAAAAGCAAATCGACATTTAACGAAGGATGAGATGTTCCAGCTCCTTGAAACCTTGCGTACGTGTAGTGAACCATATACCTGTCCCCATGGCCGGCCAATTATTATACACTATTCTACTTATGAAATTGAAAGACTATTTAAACGAATTATGTAA